The genomic interval CCAATTCAGCGACGACGGGTGTGTTGACCCTCACCGATACGCTTGGGACGGGTCTGGATTTCACAGCGGTTACCGATGCCGGAGCTTTCACCTGCAACGCGGCGAACCCGCTGGTCTGCACGCTGCCCGCGGGCACGGCCGTCGGCACCTATAGCCTCACCTATACCGCCACGGTGAATGCGAGCGCCACTGGAACGGTCAGCAACGCCGTCCTCGGCTCTGGCCCGGATAGCCCCACCTGCATCGGCGATTGCGACATCGACACGCCCGTCATCGCGCCTGCCGTCACCTATGCCAAGACCGCCAGCACCGCGGGACCGGTCTCGAGCGGAGACGTGATCACCTTCACGCTGACAACGACCGTCGCGAACTCGCAGACCACCTCGGACGTGGTGCTGCTGACCGACACGCTTGGCACCGGCCTCGACTTCACCGCCGTCGTCAGCGCCGGCGCCTACAGCGTCGATGCATCCGGCGCCCCGGTCGTGCGCTTTACCTTGCCGGCCGGGACCGGTCCGGGCACATACAGCGTCGTCTATACCGCAACCGTCAACGCCTCGGCGACAGGGACGGTCAGCAATGTCGTCGTCGGCTCGGGCAACGACAATCCGACCTGTACCACGCAGTGCGGCACCGATACGCCGGTCGAGGACTCATCGGTCACTTACTCGAAGAGCGCTAACGCGACCCAGGTGAAGGTGGGCGATGTCATCAGCTACACGCTGACCGCCACCGTCGCCAATTCGGCTACCACCGGGGTCGTCACGCTCACCGACACGCTCGGAACCGGTCTCGACTTCACCGCCGTCACCAGTGCCGGTATCTTCACCTGCAACGCGGCGAACCCGCTGGTCTGCACGCTGCCTGCCGGCACCGTGCCTGGCACATACAGTCTCACCTACACCGCCACCGTGAACGCGAGCGCGACCGGCAGCGTAACCAACGCCGTGCGGGGATCTGGTCCAGACAATCCGTCCTGCACGGGCAGCTGCGACACCGATACGCCCGTGATCGCGCCTGCGGTCAGCTATGCCAAGACCGCGGACACGGCGGGTCCGGTCTCGACCGGCGATGTCATCACCTTCACGCTGACGACGACGGTTGCCAATTCGCAGACCACGTCGGACATCGTGCTCCTGACCGATACGCTTGGCACGGGCCTCGATTTCACGGCGGTCGTCAGTGCCGGCGCTTACACGGTCGACGCTTCGGGCGCGCCGATCGTGCGCTTCACCCTGCCTGCCGGCTCTGGCCCTGGCACCTACAGCGTCGTCTATACCGCAACCGTCAACGCGGCGGCGACCGGGATGGTCAGTAATGTCGTGGTCGGCTCGGGCGGCGACAATCCCACCTGTACCACCCAGTGCGGCACCGATACGCCCGTCGCCGATCCCGTGGTCACCTATGCCAAGAGCGTCTCGGCTCCCGGCACGCCCGTTCACGTCGGTGACGTCCTGACCTATACGCTGACCGCAACAGTCGCGAGCTCGCCCACCCGAGCTATCCTTACCCTGACCGATACGCTGGGTGCAGGGCTCGACTTCACGGCGGTCACCGATGCCGGCGCTTTCACCTGCAACGCGGCGAACCCGCTGGTCTGCACGCTGCCTGCCGGCACCGCGGTGGGCACCTACAGCCTCACCTACACCGCCACGGTGAATGCAAGCGCCACGGGCACGGTCAATAATGCGGTCGTCGGTTCGGGCGGCGACACGCCGACCTGCGCGGGAAGCTGCTCGACCGAAACACCGGTCGAAAATCCCACGGTGACCTACGCGAAATCGGTCACGGCGCCGGCTGCAACGGTCAGTGTCGGCGACGTCCTGACCTATACGCTGACGGCGACCATCACCAATTCGCCGACCACTGCCGTATTGACCCTGACGGACACAATGGGTGAAGGCCTCGACTTCACCGCGGTCACCAATGCCGGCGCCTTTGCCTGCAATGCGGCCAATCCGCTGGTCTGTACGCTGCCTGCGGGGACAGCGCCCGGCACCTACAGCCTCACCTACACCGCGACGGTGAATGCGAGCGCGACCGGAAGCGTGACCAATGCCGTAGCCGGCACGGGCGACGACAACCCAACCTGCGCGGGGAACTGCGGCACTGACACGCCACTGGCAGCCCCGGCTGTGACCTATGCCAAATCGGTGGCGGGTCCGGCCGAAGTGAAAGCCGGCGACGTCCTGACCTATACGCTGACCGCGACCGTCACCAATTCGGCGACGACCGCTATCCTGACCCTGACGGACACGCTGGGCACCGGTCTGGATTTCACCGCGGTCACCGATGCCGGGGTCTTCACCTGCAATGCGGCGAACCCGCTGATCTGCACCCTGCCGGCGGGAACCGCACCGGGCACCTACAGCCTGACCTATACGGCGACCGTCAACGCGCAGGCCTCTGGTTCGGTAACCAATACGGTCGTCGGCACGGGCGACAATACGCCCACGTGCGCAGGCAATTGCGGAACCGACACACCGGTCGCGGCGCCCGTCATCAGCGTCGTCAAGTCGGCCGATCCGGCAGCAGGCGAGACCGTTCAGGTGGGGCAGACGATCAACTATTCGCTGGTGGCGACCGTCGCCAACGGCGCGACGACCGAGCCGCTGACCTTGGTCGACACACCCGACCCGGGCCTGACGATCGTCAGCATGCCAGCCGGCTGCGTGGCGACCGGCGGGGAAATCACCTGCACGCTTCCCGCCGGCACGCCGGTCGGGACGCACAGCCTGACCTACACCGCGACCGTCAATGATCAGGCGGGCGAGATGGTCCGTAACCTGGTGACGGCTGCCGGTGGTGGCGGAACCTCGGTGCCGAGCTGCGACGCCTGCGCGACCGAACACAAGGTCGAACTGCCGCTCATCCGCCTCGTCAAGGCCGCCGCGGTGCGCGAGGCCAGGATCGGCGATCTGGTCCGCTACACGCTCTCGGTCGAGAATGTCGGCGAGCGCGACCTGATCGGCGGTAACATCGTCGATATGCCGCCGGCCGGTTTCACCTATGTCGAAGGTTCGCTGCAGGTCGTCGACGGTGACAATATGGCCAGCGTCTCTGGCCAGAGTCCGCTGCGGTTCGAAGGCATCGACGTTCGCGCTGGGGAGACCGCCACGCTCGCCTATCTGATGCGGGTCGGGGCCGGCGTCCGCCAGGGCACGCACATCAACCAGGCCCAGGTCTATTCGGGCCAGAATGTGCCCGTATCCAATCCGGCGACGGCGCAGGTCGAGCTGGTCGGCGATCCCTTGGTCGATGAGAGCCTGATCTTCGGCACGGTCTTCGATGACCGCGACGGCGACGGTTGGCAGGACAGCGCAGAACTGACGGGTCTGACGGTCCAGGGTGGTTTCGCACCGGACGCCTATGTGCCCGGCTCGACCACGGTCGATCGCGGCAAGGGCATGACACCCGAACCCGATGCGAGCGCTCCCCTCCTGCATGGCATCCGTCTTGACGGCATCGGCGCACGTCAGTCCGAGGCCGATCCGATCGACAAGCATCGGATCGTGATCCGCCAGCGGCTGACTGTGCCGACCTTCACCGACGATTTCGTCCTCACCAACGGTCAGGGTGTCACGGTTCGCATGAATGCGGCCGGCGAGACCCGGGTCGAGAAGAGCGGCGATGCGGCCAAGGGCCTGAACGGTGCCGACCCACGGGTGACACGCAATGTCTCACAAGGCGAAGGCGGCTATGTGGTCGACTATATCGTCGAGAATGCCGGCATTGACGAACGCGGCATTCCCGGCGTGCGCATCGCTTCGGTCGAAGGTCTCGTCATGGAGACCGATCAATATGGCCGCTATCATCTGGAAGGCGTGCCCGGCGGTCTATGGCAGCGCGGCCGCAACTTCATCCTGAAGGTCGATCCCACCACCCTGCCTGACGGTGCGGCGTTCACGACGGACAACCCGCTGCTGCGCCGGATCACCCCGGGCCTGCCCGTCCGGTTCGACTGGGGCGTGAAGCTGCCTGTCGCACTGATCGAAGGCCGCACCGAGACGATCGAACTGGAGTTGGGCCGCGTGATCTTCGCGCCGGGCAGCGCCGAGGTGCGGGAGCAGTACCTCCCGGTGATCGAGCGGATGGCCGCCAAGGTGAATGAATATCAGGGCGGTGAAGTGGTTATCGACGCCAACGGCGACACAGAGGCGCTGGCGTTCGATCGCGCCGAGGCGGTGAAGGCAGCCCTCCTCCCCCGGCTGGATCCGGCCTCGGCGCAAAATCTCGTCATTACCGCGCGCGGCCGGGTCGACGATCCGTCCTCAATGGTGGTCGGGATCGACGAGGGCGGAGCTCTGCTGGGAACCGTCCTGTTCGACACCGACAAGTCGGACATCAGGCCCGAGTTCGGACCGTTGCTCGACAAGGTTGCGACCTGGATCGCCAAGCAGGGCGGCGGGGTCATCGCGATCGTGGGCCACACCGATGTCCGCGCGTCATTCGACTACAACACGGCGCTCGGCATGCGGCGCGCCAGGGCGGTCTATGACGCGATCGCCGAACGGGTTCCACCAGACATCCGAACAAAATTCCGTGTCGAGAGCAGCAACGATCCGACGGCCCCCGTCGGCGAGCAGAAGTGAGGGAGGGCCAGACCATGAAAAACCCGTTCCTCAATCTCACCCTCGCCAGCCTGATGGCCAGCGTTGCGATGCCAGCTCTGGCCCAGAATGCGACGCAGATCGCGGACGATCGCACCGACGAGAGCGGCGATACGCTCGACTGTTCGGACGAGAGCTGCACAGACGACAGCGGCACCGTCTTCCGCTTGCGCACCCGCAGCTATGCGCGGCCGGTCACAAGCGGAACGAACGAACGCTCGTCATCGGAAGCGCTGCAACCTGACCGGCGCGTTACAATCGCGACGGAACAGCCGGGGCAGGCGACGGCGATCGGCAAATTCTCGATCTCGCTGCCCAATGGCGGCGTGATCTGGGCCACGGAGGATCCCACGCTCGGCCAGCCCGAGCTCTCCGTCTCGGCGCCCTCCATGGTCGCCTATGACGGGACGCGGATTGTCGACCCGGTGCAGTTCTTCGTGCGGGGCAATTATCCGGGTTTCATCAGGAAGCTCGAAATCTCGATCTATCGCAGCACCGATGCCGATCTCATCGAGCCGCTGGCCGTCGTTCCGCTCGATGTCGCCGCCGTTACCCAGACGAACTGGGATGGTGCGCTTCCGGGCAAATATCGCTTCCGCACCGGCGACGAACTCATTTACGTCCTTCGCGCCTATGGTGAAAACGGAGCGTTCGACGAGACCACCCAGCGTCGCCTGCAGCTCGTGCGGCCCGAGGATGTCGCGCGCAATAACCAGCTCTTGCGCAACAATGTCGAGAAGACGCTCGGCACCGCGCTCACGACCGAGCAGGCGCGCACGCAGAATCTGATCAACGACGTATTCAGCGGAAATGGCCTGCGCCAGCAGAACATCGCCATCCGCGGCTCGCGTATCCGCATCCAGGGCCGCAACCTGCCGCAGAACGAGCAGCTCACGATCAATGGCGAATCCTATCCCGTCGATTTGGAACGCAAGTTCGTCGCCGAATATCTTTCGCCCATCGGTCGGCACAGCTTCGACATCGCCCTCGCCGGCAATGGCAGCGATACCGCCCAACATCACAAGCTCGATGTGGATGTGAGCGGCCGTTACTTCTTTGGCGTCGGCATCGCCGATCTCACCATTTCGCAGAACGATATCTCCGGCTCGATCGAGCCGTTCGCGGGCGATCCGCGCGCGAACGACGATATCCTTGCCGACGGTCGCCTCGCCTTCTATCTCAAGTCCAAGCTTGGCGGGCGCTATCTCGTGACGGCGCAGGCCGACACGACCGAGCGCGACATAGGCGATCTGTTCAAGGGCTTCGGCAAGGCCGATCCGCAGGACATCTTCCGCCGGCT from uncultured Sphingopyxis sp. carries:
- a CDS encoding isopeptide-forming domain-containing fimbrial protein, with the protein product MTLTDTLGTGLDFTAVTDAGAFTCNAANPLVCTLPAGTAVGTYSLTYTATVNASATGTVSNAVLGSGPDSPTCIGDCDIDTPVIAPAVTYAKTASTAGPVSSGDVITFTLTTTVANSQTTSDVVLLTDTLGTGLDFTAVVSAGAYSVDASGAPVVRFTLPAGTGPGTYSVVYTATVNASATGTVSNVVVGSGNDNPTCTTQCGTDTPVEDSSVTYSKSANATQVKVGDVISYTLTATVANSATTGVVTLTDTLGTGLDFTAVTSAGIFTCNAANPLVCTLPAGTVPGTYSLTYTATVNASATGSVTNAVRGSGPDNPSCTGSCDTDTPVIAPAVSYAKTADTAGPVSTGDVITFTLTTTVANSQTTSDIVLLTDTLGTGLDFTAVVSAGAYTVDASGAPIVRFTLPAGSGPGTYSVVYTATVNAAATGMVSNVVVGSGGDNPTCTTQCGTDTPVADPVVTYAKSVSAPGTPVHVGDVLTYTLTATVASSPTRAILTLTDTLGAGLDFTAVTDAGAFTCNAANPLVCTLPAGTAVGTYSLTYTATVNASATGTVNNAVVGSGGDTPTCAGSCSTETPVENPTVTYAKSVTAPAATVSVGDVLTYTLTATITNSPTTAVLTLTDTMGEGLDFTAVTNAGAFACNAANPLVCTLPAGTAPGTYSLTYTATVNASATGSVTNAVAGTGDDNPTCAGNCGTDTPLAAPAVTYAKSVAGPAEVKAGDVLTYTLTATVTNSATTAILTLTDTLGTGLDFTAVTDAGVFTCNAANPLICTLPAGTAPGTYSLTYTATVNAQASGSVTNTVVGTGDNTPTCAGNCGTDTPVAAPVISVVKSADPAAGETVQVGQTINYSLVATVANGATTEPLTLVDTPDPGLTIVSMPAGCVATGGEITCTLPAGTPVGTHSLTYTATVNDQAGEMVRNLVTAAGGGGTSVPSCDACATEHKVELPLIRLVKAAAVREARIGDLVRYTLSVENVGERDLIGGNIVDMPPAGFTYVEGSLQVVDGDNMASVSGQSPLRFEGIDVRAGETATLAYLMRVGAGVRQGTHINQAQVYSGQNVPVSNPATAQVELVGDPLVDESLIFGTVFDDRDGDGWQDSAELTGLTVQGGFAPDAYVPGSTTVDRGKGMTPEPDASAPLLHGIRLDGIGARQSEADPIDKHRIVIRQRLTVPTFTDDFVLTNGQGVTVRMNAAGETRVEKSGDAAKGLNGADPRVTRNVSQGEGGYVVDYIVENAGIDERGIPGVRIASVEGLVMETDQYGRYHLEGVPGGLWQRGRNFILKVDPTTLPDGAAFTTDNPLLRRITPGLPVRFDWGVKLPVALIEGRTETIELELGRVIFAPGSAEVREQYLPVIERMAAKVNEYQGGEVVIDANGDTEALAFDRAEAVKAALLPRLDPASAQNLVITARGRVDDPSSMVVGIDEGGALLGTVLFDTDKSDIRPEFGPLLDKVATWIAKQGGGVIAIVGHTDVRASFDYNTALGMRRARAVYDAIAERVPPDIRTKFRVESSNDPTAPVGEQK